Proteins encoded together in one Verrucomicrobiia bacterium window:
- a CDS encoding GYF domain-containing protein has product MNWYYVDDGQQAGPVDDSQLAELVRSGKIQAEGLVWHEGMGAWAPYREVAPPGNDPGTPPLIGAPPPQGGAVLCSQCGRSFALNEVIRYADKFVCAECKPLFFQRVREGAVLGPGGLNGTATDADVLGRDYEVDIGGSLSRAWEVFKANAGILIGGSVLVYMALFAINIVPYLNVPLALVFSGPLMGGLWLLYIRAMRSQSLDIGTAFGGFGPRFWQLTLTQLIPGLIVMGTIALVVFVAIIMGVTMATRRPLQTGFPISFPHFVVPLVIVGVIAFGVITYLNVCWLFALPLAADKGLKFWPALELSRRVVNKHWWMTFVLALLLGFLIIAGVMACGLGLLLTGPLAFAMLAAHYEKVFGDLVPSPN; this is encoded by the coding sequence ATGAACTGGTATTATGTCGATGACGGGCAGCAAGCGGGGCCTGTGGACGATTCGCAATTGGCCGAACTGGTCCGCAGCGGGAAGATACAGGCGGAGGGCCTGGTGTGGCACGAAGGGATGGGGGCCTGGGCGCCCTATCGCGAAGTGGCGCCACCGGGCAACGACCCCGGAACTCCACCTCTAATCGGCGCGCCGCCGCCCCAAGGCGGGGCGGTGCTTTGCAGCCAATGTGGCCGCTCGTTTGCCCTCAATGAGGTCATCCGCTACGCAGACAAATTTGTATGCGCCGAGTGCAAGCCGCTATTTTTTCAGCGGGTCAGAGAAGGCGCTGTTCTTGGGCCCGGCGGATTGAACGGGACGGCGACTGACGCGGACGTACTGGGCAGGGATTATGAAGTGGATATTGGCGGGAGCCTGTCCCGGGCGTGGGAGGTGTTCAAAGCCAATGCAGGGATTCTTATAGGCGGTTCGGTGCTGGTTTACATGGCCCTGTTCGCAATCAACATTGTGCCGTACCTCAATGTGCCCTTAGCTTTGGTTTTCAGCGGACCGCTGATGGGAGGTTTATGGCTGCTGTACATTCGCGCGATGCGCAGCCAATCGCTCGACATCGGCACGGCCTTTGGCGGATTCGGACCTCGGTTTTGGCAACTGACCCTCACGCAGCTCATTCCGGGTTTGATAGTCATGGGGACTATCGCGCTGGTCGTGTTTGTCGCCATAATCATGGGCGTGACGATGGCTACCAGGCGTCCGTTGCAGACAGGTTTTCCCATTTCTTTTCCCCATTTTGTTGTTCCTCTTGTCATTGTGGGCGTCATCGCATTCGGGGTGATTACTTACCTGAACGTTTGCTGGTTATTCGCCCTGCCCCTGGCTGCGGATAAAGGGCTCAAGTTCTGGCCGGCGCTCGAATTAAGCCGGCGTGTGGTTAATAAACATTGGTGGATGACCTTCGTTCTGGCGCTGCTCCTTGGCTTCCTGATAATAGCCGGAGTGATGGCGTGCGGGCTGGGGCTGCTGCTCACCGGCCCCCTGGCTTTTGCGATGCTGGCGGCTCACTACGAAAAAGTCTTCGGCGATCTAGTTCCAAGCCCGAACTGA